In the genome of Plasmodium chabaudi chabaudi strain AS genome assembly, chromosome: 6, one region contains:
- a CDS encoding eukaryotic translation initiation factor 5A, putative, producing the protein MSDHETYDNIDAGASQTYPVQAGAIKKNGHVMLKEHPCKVVDYSTSKTGKHGHAKAHIVGIDIFTGKKYEDICPTSHNMDVPVVKRTELQLIDITEDGFVSLLFDNGDTKDDLSLPKDSEGNFDDVAKQIRNLFDSGKSVLVSVLSACGQEKIIAAKEMSS; encoded by the coding sequence atgtcaGATCACGAAACTtatgataatattgatGCAGGAGCATCACAAACTTATCCTGTACAAGCAGGtgctattaaaaaaaatgggcATGTTATGTTGAAAGAACATCCATGTAAAGTTGTTGATTATTCAACTTCCAAAACTGGTAAGCATGGTCATGCAAAAGCACATATTGTAGGTATAGATATTTTCactggaaaaaaatatgaagatATATGCCCAACTTCACATAATATGGATGTACCAGTTGTAAAAAGAACTGAATTGCAATTAATTGATATTACTGAAGATGGATTTGTGTCATTACTTTTTGATAATGGTGATACAAAAGATGATTTAAGTTTACCCAAAGATTCAGAAGGTAATTTTGATGATGTCGCTAAGCAAATTCGTAACTTATTTGATAGTGGAAAATCAGTATTAGTTAGTGTTCTTTCAGCTTGTGgacaagaaaaaattattgctGCTAAAGAAATGtcatcataa
- a CDS encoding sexual stage-specific protein G37, putative — MKLYLILIFLFFVIYKNKTLVDCVDKKQDVYLDDEFKSFTFFFASSPSASFLSRIVHSDEARFAQIKNKTDIWNRTIDKAYSINQVSNSIMRVYISLLSLFLFPYFAYIGIFGYARNKANLTLSSLWAYFALLVSFFLFNGILNIGFVTSLPLVVAVLVFLWGSSDCEINFLHKYTRYIFCFIISKLLYDVVTYISGDGANIFDYGFSGYIYMNLLRGKYYIILKLIHLIVLSLISLMIIKMFPKIFSNTHLKSPISITFDKYIVSFLCSLPIATAISQVFYLVSKTINPIDPSIFFMIPSSINFSSISTIFSLSIWILVSYLMAFLRSQVEGDFNNILNKIPNSLPDFI; from the exons atgaaattatatttaatattaatatttttattttttgtcatatataaaaataaaactctTGTTGATTGTGTGGATAAAAAACAGGATGTTTATTTGGACGATGAATTCAAAAgtttcacatttttttttg cttCATCCCCATCGGCTAGCTTTTTGTCCCGGATTGTCCATAGCGATGAGGCAAGATTTgcccaaataaaaaacaaaacag ACATATGGAACAGAACAATAGACAAAGCATACTCAATTAATCag GTTTCCAATAGTATTATGAgagtatatatatctttattgtcattatttttattcccaTATTTTGCATACATAGGAATTTTTG gtTATGCAAGAAATAAAGCTAATTTAActttatcatcattatgGG CTTATTTTGCACTGTTGGTCTCATTCTTCCTGTTTAACGGGATTTTAAACATTGGGTTTGTTACGTCCTTGCCCCTGGTAGTAGCAG TGCTGGTTTTTTTGTGGGGGAGTTCCGACTGCGAGATTAATTTCTTGCACAAATATACCCgttacatattttgtttt ATTATCTCTAAATTGTTATACGATGTTGTAACATATATCAGTGGGGATGGAGCAAACATTTTCGATTATGGATTTAGTggatacatatatatgaatt tACTGAGAGGAAAGTATTACATCATTTTAAAGCTTATCCATTTAATTGTTCTAAGTTTGATATCACTAAtgattattaaaatgtttccaaaaatattttctaacACTCATTTGAAAAGCCCGATATCAAT AAcatttgataaatatatcgtTTCATTTTTGTGCTCATTACCTATTGCTACTGCAATTAGTCAAGTCTTTTATTTGGTCAGCAAAACAATAAATCCAATAG ACcctagtattttttttatgatccCAAGCtcaataaatttttcatcTATAAGcacaattttttcattatcaa tttggATATTAGTGTCTTATCTCATGGCATTTTTGAGGAGTCAAGTTGAAGGAG attttaataatattctaAATAAGATCCCAAATAGCTTACCGGACTTTATATAA